One window from the genome of Nicotiana sylvestris chromosome 9, ASM39365v2, whole genome shotgun sequence encodes:
- the LOC138877276 gene encoding uncharacterized protein: MAEISDFHRCFKNCGLLEFPTTGSQYTWNDRYGDSRIMSRIDWAFINSAWLNNMASFQAQFLPEYISDRCPLKFIPYNTQRKNKPAFKFCNVWTSHPDFLEVVKEG; the protein is encoded by the coding sequence ATGGCTGAGATTTCTGATTTTCATAGATGCTTTAAAAATTGTGGACTACTTGAATTCCCCACAACTGGTAGTCAATACACTTGGAATGATAGGTATGGGGATAGCAGAATTATGTCAAGAATTGACTGGGCTTTCATCAATTCAGCATGGCTAAATAACATGGCTAGTTTTCAAGCACAGTTCCTACCAGAATATATTAGTGATCGTTGCCCTTTAAAATTCATTCCATACAATACACAAAGGAAGAACAAGCCTGCTTTCAAGTTTTGTAATGTGTGGACTTCACATCCGGATTTCCTGGAGGTAGTGAAGGAAGGCTAG